The Leptospira terpstrae serovar Hualin str. LT 11-33 = ATCC 700639 genome includes a region encoding these proteins:
- a CDS encoding UDP-N-acetylmuramate--L-alanine ligase, which translates to MKIFMVGIGGIAMGNLAYMLKQQGHDVSGSDQNLYPPMSDKLVEWGLSPKSGYRKENVKGSDLVIIGNAISRGNPEVEEVLNTGMEYMSMAQAIGTFFLKNKKPIVISGTHGKTTTTFLTHWILESIGLKPGLFVGGIRKDGYPGFALGEGDYFVIEGDEYDSAFFDKSSKFLHYRPYYLAMNALDFDHADIFADLNAIKTMFKRLLNLVPGRGKVFYWKGSKNLVEITKEYKHAPVESFDLGDKNSIFKYEKGVLSEIRTKAKLKPSLIGSHNYRNVEVAVRICLEIAPQKRKEILEAVVSFPGVKRRQENLFVSNMSLLVEDFAHHPVAIQETIKAHKEAYPGYKIISLFEPRSATSHRNVFQDDFAKCFKGSDVSIVTEVYQVDKVNKSLRLNVKKLVKDISKNTKKEALYAKDPKEIPTLLKKILPKFQKDKVIILAMSNGAFGGIYPELKSLIQLRETV; encoded by the coding sequence TTGAAAATCTTTATGGTCGGCATTGGTGGGATTGCTATGGGCAATTTGGCTTATATGCTTAAACAGCAAGGTCATGACGTATCAGGTTCAGATCAAAATCTTTACCCACCGATGTCTGATAAATTGGTGGAGTGGGGCCTTTCGCCTAAATCTGGTTATCGTAAAGAAAATGTGAAAGGTTCTGATTTAGTGATCATCGGGAATGCAATCTCTCGTGGGAATCCAGAAGTGGAAGAAGTTCTGAACACCGGAATGGAATACATGAGTATGGCACAAGCAATTGGAACTTTTTTTCTTAAAAACAAAAAACCAATTGTGATCTCTGGAACTCACGGCAAAACCACGACGACTTTTTTAACTCATTGGATTTTGGAATCGATTGGATTAAAACCGGGACTCTTTGTGGGAGGAATTCGAAAAGACGGATACCCAGGTTTTGCCCTTGGGGAAGGGGATTATTTTGTAATCGAAGGAGATGAATATGATTCTGCTTTCTTTGATAAAAGTTCTAAATTTTTACATTATAGACCTTACTATTTGGCAATGAACGCATTAGACTTTGATCATGCTGATATTTTTGCTGATTTAAATGCGATCAAAACAATGTTCAAACGCCTGTTAAATTTGGTTCCAGGGCGTGGTAAGGTTTTTTATTGGAAAGGATCCAAAAATCTAGTAGAGATTACTAAAGAATACAAACATGCACCAGTGGAATCCTTTGATTTAGGAGATAAAAATTCCATCTTTAAATATGAAAAAGGTGTATTGTCTGAAATCAGAACTAAAGCAAAGTTAAAACCATCTCTCATTGGTTCACATAACTATCGCAATGTGGAAGTGGCGGTGCGTATTTGTTTGGAGATTGCTCCTCAAAAAAGAAAAGAAATATTGGAAGCGGTTGTTTCCTTCCCTGGGGTCAAACGTAGACAAGAAAATCTTTTTGTTTCCAACATGAGTTTGCTTGTAGAGGATTTTGCTCACCATCCTGTGGCTATCCAAGAAACCATCAAAGCCCACAAGGAAGCTTATCCCGGTTATAAAATCATTTCTCTTTTTGAACCAAGGAGTGCCACTTCTCACAGAAATGTATTCCAAGATGATTTTGCCAAATGTTTTAAAGGAAGTGATGTAAGCATCGTTACCGAAGTTTACCAAGTGGACAAGGTGAACAAATCCCTTCGTCTGAATGTAAAAAAATTGGTGAAAGACATCTCAAAAAATACAAAGAAAGAAGCTTTGTATGCAAAAGATCCAAAAGAAATTCCCACTCTCTTAAAAAAGATTCTACCAAAATTCCAAAAAGATAAAGTCATCATCCTTGCGATGTCCAATGGTGCCTTTGGTGGAATTTATCCTGAATTAAAATCATTAATCCAATTGCGAGAAACTGTATGA
- a CDS encoding motility-associated ABC transporter substrate-binding family protein, with product MFLTADRVLPFISLLSLFAYFLFDGMVVDPKKRFLFFGVVFLFLASDTIVRAFSKGLRKEDRNRYIAAGFGIGAFLLSVLRDFLDLKPVAGFNEEVSAIPKVREFLLLCVVLLSIVFLLQIILLEIGKSSLEAQSNLAKSKSSLLQNAVLGFLFVLPILVAVNYFAIKRNYNFDLSSQGKFSLSQTSRNLIKPITKDVTITAFYPRPLEADGPANGDKLAAFALTRIRPDIEILLDQIKSENSHISIQFINADVEVDLLKEFGQVSNGTIFVRSQKQSLLTSGTPFAEERVIAKETKDLEDLERKLVGALLNVTTEQKKVYFTVSNGERYGMSFKALPNEQVNRFVSSLQFLNFKVAELGFGQGWPSKLPDDADMLVVLGPTVAFSKEAKEELTKYVLEKNGKLLITMEPKGNEDFGWLLSAAGLKSKSTQLIEREEKPGFVVAKRFPDHRLTDLLQKKDMGILFPYGSYLETDTTIPSPYAFKSETLLESGFEAFADENKNGKLDPNEKRESKILSIVLTPNSLNNDKSGKIILHSGTSWVTDQFIPYAMNSQFSTVSITGLFQDVAVAEIPLKKEELDTISLSDNQKLIAWVIGVFLFPGFILAVGSYFVYSRRKSSMIEV from the coding sequence TTGATGGAATGGTCGTTGATCCCAAAAAAAGGTTCCTCTTTTTTGGAGTGGTCTTTTTATTTTTAGCATCGGACACTATCGTTCGTGCTTTTTCGAAAGGATTACGAAAAGAAGATCGAAACCGTTATATTGCTGCCGGTTTTGGAATCGGTGCTTTTTTATTATCGGTGTTACGTGACTTTTTAGATTTGAAACCAGTTGCTGGATTCAATGAGGAAGTGAGTGCCATACCGAAAGTCAGAGAATTTCTTTTGCTTTGTGTGGTTCTCTTATCTATCGTATTTTTACTCCAAATCATTTTATTAGAGATTGGAAAATCTTCATTAGAAGCACAGAGTAATTTAGCAAAATCCAAAAGTTCTCTTTTACAAAATGCTGTATTGGGATTTTTGTTTGTTTTACCGATTTTGGTGGCGGTAAATTATTTTGCGATCAAACGAAACTATAACTTTGATTTGAGTAGCCAGGGTAAATTTTCCCTTTCACAAACATCAAGAAATCTCATCAAACCAATTACAAAAGATGTGACCATTACTGCGTTTTACCCGCGTCCCTTGGAAGCCGATGGACCTGCCAATGGAGATAAACTTGCCGCTTTTGCCCTCACTCGCATTCGTCCAGACATCGAAATTCTTTTGGACCAAATCAAATCAGAGAATTCGCACATTTCTATTCAATTCATCAATGCGGACGTAGAAGTGGATTTACTCAAAGAATTTGGCCAGGTTTCGAACGGAACTATCTTTGTTCGTTCCCAAAAACAATCCCTTTTGACCTCAGGCACTCCTTTTGCAGAAGAAAGAGTCATTGCTAAAGAAACAAAAGATTTAGAAGACCTCGAACGTAAGTTAGTGGGTGCACTTCTCAATGTCACCACAGAACAGAAAAAAGTATATTTTACAGTTTCCAATGGGGAAAGGTACGGAATGTCCTTTAAGGCTCTTCCGAACGAACAGGTAAACCGATTTGTTTCCTCTTTGCAGTTTTTAAATTTTAAAGTAGCAGAGTTAGGATTTGGTCAAGGTTGGCCATCCAAATTGCCGGATGATGCAGATATGCTTGTGGTTCTTGGACCAACAGTTGCTTTTTCTAAAGAAGCAAAAGAAGAACTTACAAAATATGTTTTGGAGAAAAATGGAAAACTTCTTATCACCATGGAACCAAAAGGAAACGAAGACTTTGGTTGGTTACTTTCAGCTGCTGGACTCAAATCCAAATCCACACAGTTAATCGAACGAGAAGAAAAACCAGGATTTGTTGTGGCAAAACGGTTTCCTGACCATAGACTCACTGACTTATTACAAAAAAAAGACATGGGGATTTTGTTTCCTTACGGTAGTTATTTGGAAACTGACACAACCATTCCTTCCCCTTATGCATTTAAGTCAGAAACTCTGCTCGAGTCTGGGTTTGAAGCATTTGCCGATGAGAACAAAAATGGGAAATTGGATCCAAACGAAAAAAGAGAAAGTAAAATTCTCTCCATTGTATTAACTCCAAACTCTCTAAACAATGACAAATCAGGAAAAATCATTCTGCATTCAGGAACTTCTTGGGTAACAGATCAGTTCATTCCGTACGCAATGAATTCACAATTTTCGACGGTTTCTATCACTGGTTTGTTTCAAGATGTTGCCGTTGCCGAAATTCCATTGAAAAAAGAAGAACTCGATACCATATCTTTATCAGACAACCAAAAGTTGATCGCGTGGGTGATAGGTGTGTTTTTATTCCCTGGATTTATATTGGCAGTGGGTTCCTACTTTGTGTATTCCAGACGAAAAAGTTCCATGATTGAAGTATGA